In Roseomonas fluvialis, one genomic interval encodes:
- a CDS encoding ABC transporter substrate-binding protein, whose protein sequence is MRLRSLAAAAALTLSLATPAAAQGSLNMLCAPAADWCEAIAAAFQRETGIRVAMARKSSGEILAQIRAEAQNPRTDIWFGGSAETHITAAEGNLLQAYTSPNMAGLHDWAQRVHAMAGERCVGISSGAIGIAYNRELMARRNLAIPRSWADLLNPAYRGEIQLPNPNSSGTAYTIIAGLIQLWDEDRAFDYLRRLHPNVNAYTRSGAAPMQAVSRGETALAASFNMETTSMQQAGFPIEMIYPEEGTSYEVACLSIIRGARNLPQARRFVDWYLTPAAMDIGPTVNQWHVPAARGAKPDPRIPDLSSIRLVNYDFAAFGQAEARRRILARWDREIGSLPR, encoded by the coding sequence ATGAGACTTCGATCGCTTGCCGCTGCCGCGGCGCTGACGCTCAGCCTCGCCACCCCTGCGGCGGCGCAGGGCAGCCTCAACATGCTCTGCGCCCCCGCCGCCGACTGGTGCGAGGCGATCGCCGCCGCCTTCCAGCGCGAGACCGGCATCCGCGTGGCCATGGCGCGCAAGTCGTCGGGGGAAATCCTCGCCCAGATCCGCGCCGAGGCGCAGAACCCGCGCACCGACATCTGGTTCGGCGGATCGGCCGAGACGCACATCACCGCCGCCGAGGGCAACCTTCTTCAGGCCTACACGTCACCGAACATGGCCGGGCTGCACGACTGGGCGCAGCGCGTCCACGCCATGGCGGGCGAGCGCTGCGTGGGGATTTCCTCAGGCGCGATCGGCATCGCCTACAACCGCGAACTGATGGCGCGGCGCAACCTGGCCATTCCGCGATCCTGGGCCGACCTGCTGAACCCTGCCTATCGCGGCGAGATCCAGCTGCCCAATCCGAATTCATCGGGCACCGCCTACACCATCATCGCCGGCCTGATCCAGCTGTGGGACGAGGACCGCGCCTTCGACTACCTGCGCCGGCTGCATCCGAACGTGAACGCCTATACGCGATCCGGCGCGGCGCCCATGCAGGCGGTCTCGCGCGGCGAAACGGCGTTGGCGGCGTCCTTCAACATGGAGACGACGTCGATGCAGCAGGCCGGCTTCCCGATCGAGATGATCTATCCGGAGGAAGGCACGTCCTACGAAGTGGCCTGCCTGTCGATCATCCGCGGCGCACGCAACCTGCCGCAGGCGCGCCGCTTCGTGGACTGGTACCTGACGCCTGCTGCGATGGATATCGGCCCGACGGTGAACCAGTGGCACGTGCCCGCCGCGCGCGGCGCCAAGCCTGACCCGCGCATCCCGGATCTCTCCTCGATCCGCCTGGTGAACTACGACTTCGCCGCCTTCGGCCAGGCCGAGGCGCGCCGGCGCATACTCGCGCGCTGGGACCGCGAAATCGGGAGCCTGCCGCGATGA
- a CDS encoding ABC transporter substrate-binding protein produces the protein MRALITGALTLLAALPAAAQGQLNLYCSATIEWCQPIARGFERTTGIRVVLSQKSTGEMLAQLRAEARNPRGDVWWGGTGDPHVAAGEDGLTIAHESPRIAELHPWAQAQWRQTQGRTVGVYASVLGFGFNTELIARRGLPEPRCWADLLNPAYRGEIQMANPNSSGTAYIVIATLVQMMGEDQAFDYLKRLHGSINAYPRSGTAPITAVARGETALSISFVHNAAEERAAGFPVGHAVPCEGTGYEIGSMSIIRGARNMENARRFYDWALSAEAQQVASQEARKLQTMANARVPLTEGAPNMATARIIDYDNARFGASAERRRLLARWDQEVGALPR, from the coding sequence ATGAGGGCGCTCATCACCGGCGCGCTCACTCTGCTCGCGGCCCTACCCGCCGCGGCGCAGGGCCAGCTCAACCTGTACTGCTCGGCCACCATCGAATGGTGCCAGCCGATCGCGCGCGGCTTCGAACGCACCACCGGCATCCGCGTTGTGCTGTCGCAGAAATCGACCGGCGAGATGCTCGCGCAACTGCGCGCCGAAGCGCGCAACCCGCGCGGCGATGTCTGGTGGGGCGGCACCGGGGACCCACATGTGGCCGCCGGCGAGGACGGCCTGACCATCGCGCATGAAAGCCCGCGCATCGCCGAACTGCACCCCTGGGCGCAGGCACAGTGGCGCCAGACGCAGGGGCGCACCGTCGGCGTCTATGCCTCGGTGCTCGGCTTCGGCTTCAACACGGAACTGATCGCGCGGCGTGGCCTGCCGGAACCGCGCTGCTGGGCGGACCTGCTGAACCCCGCCTATCGCGGCGAGATCCAGATGGCGAACCCGAATTCCTCGGGCACGGCCTACATCGTCATCGCCACACTCGTGCAGATGATGGGCGAGGACCAGGCCTTCGACTACCTGAAGCGCCTGCACGGCAGCATCAACGCCTATCCGCGCTCCGGCACCGCGCCCATCACGGCGGTGGCGCGCGGGGAGACGGCGCTGTCCATTTCCTTCGTGCACAACGCCGCCGAGGAGCGCGCGGCCGGCTTCCCCGTAGGCCACGCCGTGCCCTGCGAGGGCACCGGCTACGAGATCGGATCGATGTCGATCATCCGCGGCGCGCGCAACATGGAGAACGCCCGCCGCTTCTACGACTGGGCGCTGAGCGCCGAGGCGCAGCAGGTCGCGAGCCAGGAAGCGCGCAAGCTGCAGACCATGGCGAATGCCCGCGTCCCGCTGACCGAGGGCGCACCCAACATGGCGACCGCGCGCATCATCGACTACGACAACGCCCGCTTCGGCGCGAGCGCCGAGCGCCGCCGTCTGCTCGCCCGCTGGGACCAGGAGGTCGGCGCGTTGCCGCGCTGA
- a CDS encoding ABC transporter permease produces the protein MRFVGSSMFIWLAGALGALVLPWHMQQDGVTLRGLLALGAGDAEAASALTQATAFGRFWFWPVLGALALALPGALPAGTRARRAAFLVAGGAFGLLAVVLQGLAIGIQGWNWAWAAAAFGELDDRQFGMGLGGVVTAVAFLLMLTDGLALRGWFKGDRFVSGSVGVLAASIIVFTAWPVGNVLTQMVTPRGDLSGAEALGARLFDAKIWGLSCVTANVNCGVFWNTLMLAVSSATAATMLGLAFALIVTRTGFRAKKALRLLTVLPIITPPFVIGLGLILIFGRSGVVNQAADAVFGVELGRWIYGFGGVWLAQVFSFTPTAFLVLIGVVEGISPAMEEASQMLRASRMRTFRAVSLPLMLPGLANAWLIVFVESLADFGNPIVLGGSFGVLSTEIFFAVVGAQQDFGRAAVLAAIMLVVALLAFVGQRAIVGKRSYVSMTGKGDVGLPSPLPNGVRRAAFLIAIPWATLTIVVYTMALAGGFVRVWGRDWTPTLSHFKRAFALEWTSTGGIIFAGGAWHSLFTTLQLAAIAAPITASIGLLAAWVLTRQRFAGRTALEFALMLTFAVPGTVIGVAYILTYNLPPLEITGTAVILVTCFVFRNLPVGVRSGVAAMSQLDKSLDEAAITLRASTFRTLRTVVLPLLKPAIVTALVYSFVRAMTTVSAVIFLVSAEYEMATVFIINRVINGDYGLAIAYCAVLIVLMMATIGLINLAVGRRQLGRRTAAAPATVGGRA, from the coding sequence ATGCGCTTCGTCGGATCCTCGATGTTCATCTGGCTGGCCGGTGCGCTCGGCGCGCTGGTGCTGCCCTGGCACATGCAGCAGGACGGCGTGACGCTGCGCGGGTTGCTGGCGCTCGGCGCCGGCGATGCGGAAGCAGCATCAGCACTGACTCAGGCCACGGCTTTCGGCCGGTTCTGGTTCTGGCCGGTGCTCGGCGCGCTGGCCCTCGCGCTGCCGGGCGCGCTGCCTGCCGGCACGCGCGCGCGCCGTGCGGCCTTCCTGGTCGCGGGCGGGGCCTTCGGCCTGCTGGCCGTGGTGCTACAGGGCCTCGCCATCGGCATCCAGGGCTGGAACTGGGCCTGGGCGGCGGCCGCTTTCGGTGAACTCGACGATCGTCAATTCGGCATGGGCCTTGGTGGTGTCGTCACCGCCGTGGCGTTCCTGCTGATGCTGACCGATGGCCTCGCTTTGCGCGGCTGGTTCAAGGGGGATCGCTTCGTCTCGGGGTCGGTCGGCGTGCTGGCGGCCTCCATCATCGTCTTCACCGCCTGGCCGGTGGGCAATGTGCTGACGCAGATGGTCACTCCGCGCGGCGACCTGTCCGGCGCCGAGGCACTCGGCGCGCGGCTGTTCGACGCGAAGATCTGGGGCCTGTCCTGCGTCACGGCCAATGTGAATTGCGGCGTGTTCTGGAATACGCTGATGCTGGCGGTGTCGTCCGCGACGGCCGCTACCATGCTCGGCCTCGCCTTCGCGCTGATCGTCACGCGCACCGGCTTCCGGGCCAAGAAGGCGCTGCGGCTGCTGACCGTGCTGCCGATCATCACGCCGCCCTTCGTCATCGGCCTGGGGCTGATCCTGATCTTCGGGCGATCGGGCGTGGTCAACCAGGCGGCGGACGCGGTGTTCGGCGTGGAGCTCGGCCGCTGGATCTACGGCTTCGGCGGCGTGTGGCTGGCGCAGGTGTTCTCCTTCACGCCGACCGCGTTCCTGGTGCTGATCGGCGTGGTGGAAGGCATCTCGCCGGCCATGGAGGAAGCCTCGCAGATGCTGCGCGCGTCGCGCATGCGCACCTTCCGCGCGGTCAGCCTGCCGCTGATGCTGCCGGGCCTGGCGAATGCCTGGCTGATCGTCTTCGTGGAATCGCTGGCCGATTTCGGCAACCCGATCGTGCTCGGCGGGTCCTTCGGCGTGCTCTCCACCGAGATCTTCTTTGCGGTGGTCGGCGCGCAGCAGGATTTCGGGCGCGCGGCGGTGCTGGCGGCAATCATGCTGGTGGTGGCGCTGCTCGCCTTCGTGGGCCAGCGCGCCATCGTCGGCAAACGATCCTACGTGTCCATGACCGGCAAGGGCGATGTCGGCCTGCCCTCCCCGCTGCCCAACGGCGTGCGGCGCGCGGCGTTCCTCATCGCCATTCCCTGGGCGACGCTCACCATCGTCGTCTACACCATGGCGCTGGCGGGCGGCTTCGTGCGCGTCTGGGGGCGCGACTGGACGCCCACGCTGAGCCACTTCAAGCGCGCCTTCGCGCTGGAATGGACATCGACGGGCGGCATCATCTTCGCCGGCGGCGCGTGGCATTCGCTGTTCACCACGCTGCAACTGGCGGCCATCGCCGCCCCCATCACGGCCAGCATCGGCCTGCTCGCGGCCTGGGTGCTGACGCGGCAACGCTTCGCCGGGCGCACCGCGCTGGAATTCGCGCTGATGCTGACCTTCGCAGTGCCCGGCACCGTCATCGGCGTGGCCTATATCCTGACCTACAACCTGCCGCCGCTCGAGATCACGGGCACCGCCGTCATCCTCGTGACCTGCTTCGTGTTCCGCAACCTGCCGGTCGGCGTGCGATCCGGTGTCGCGGCCATGAGCCAGCTCGACAAGTCGCTCGACGAAGCCGCGATCACGCTGCGCGCCTCCACCTTCCGCACGCTGCGCACGGTGGTGCTGCCGCTGCTCAAGCCCGCCATCGTCACCGCGCTGGTCTATTCCTTCGTGCGCGCCATGACGACTGTCTCGGCAGTGATCTTCCTGGTCTCGGCGGAATACGAGATGGCGACGGTCTTCATCATCAACCGCGTCATCAACGGCGACTACGGCCTGGCCATCGCCTATTGCGCGGTGCTGATCGTGCTGATGATGGCGACGATCGGGCTGATCAACCTGGCGGTCGGGCGCCGCCAACTCGGGCGCCGTACCGCCGCCGCACCCGCCACTGTCGGAGGCCGCGCATGA
- a CDS encoding ABC transporter ATP-binding protein, which translates to MTTTKAAEVRLEGVGKRYGNVTAVKPLDLVIEGGTLVTLLGPSGCGKTTLLRMVAGLEQATDGRILIGGRDVTLLSAGERNVSMVFQSYALFPHMSVLDNVAYGLISSGFRKKEAHAKAEATLETVGLKGFGARLPSEMSGGQQQRVAVARALVLEPEVLLFDEPLSNLDARLRRSMREEIRALQQRLGVTVIYVTHDQAEALAVSDRIIVMRNAEIAQAGTPAELYSAPDNVFVATFMGEANHVRGAVTALDGDMADVALGPLHMRLPHRGLPVGAADIVIRPEAVRIAESGLPARVARATYMGSQMEYHFATEVGEIFATSPDRAHRRAPGEDIALTFDPEGIMVVRP; encoded by the coding sequence ATGACCACCACCAAGGCCGCCGAAGTCCGCCTCGAAGGGGTGGGCAAGCGCTACGGCAACGTCACGGCCGTGAAGCCGCTGGACCTGGTGATCGAGGGCGGCACGCTGGTCACGCTGCTGGGGCCCTCGGGCTGCGGCAAGACCACGCTGCTGCGCATGGTGGCGGGGCTGGAGCAGGCGACGGATGGCCGCATCCTGATCGGCGGGCGCGACGTCACGCTGCTCTCGGCGGGCGAGCGCAACGTCTCCATGGTGTTCCAGTCCTACGCGCTGTTCCCGCACATGTCGGTGCTCGACAACGTCGCCTACGGCCTGATCTCGTCGGGCTTCCGTAAAAAGGAAGCTCATGCCAAGGCAGAGGCGACGCTCGAGACGGTCGGCCTCAAGGGCTTCGGCGCGCGCCTGCCATCGGAGATGTCGGGCGGCCAGCAGCAGCGCGTCGCCGTCGCGCGCGCTCTGGTGCTGGAACCGGAGGTGCTGCTGTTCGACGAACCGCTGTCGAACCTCGATGCCCGGCTGCGCCGTTCGATGCGCGAGGAAATCCGCGCCCTGCAGCAGCGCCTGGGTGTGACGGTCATCTACGTCACCCACGACCAGGCCGAGGCGCTCGCGGTGTCCGACCGCATCATCGTCATGCGCAATGCCGAGATTGCGCAGGCCGGCACGCCCGCCGAACTGTATTCGGCACCCGACAACGTCTTCGTCGCCACCTTCATGGGTGAGGCGAACCACGTGCGCGGCGCCGTCACGGCACTCGACGGCGACATGGCGGACGTCGCGCTCGGGCCGCTGCATATGCGCCTGCCGCATCGCGGCCTTCCGGTCGGTGCCGCTGACATCGTGATCCGGCCCGAGGCCGTGCGCATCGCCGAGTCCGGCCTGCCCGCGCGCGTCGCGCGCGCCACCTACATGGGCTCGCAGATGGAATACCATTTCGCGACAGAGGTCGGTGAGATCTTCGCCACCTCCCCCGACCGCGCGCATCGCCGCGCCCCGGGCGAGGACATCGCCCTCACCTTCGACCCCGAGGGGATCATGGTGGTGCGGCCGTAG
- a CDS encoding enoyl-CoA hydratase, whose amino-acid sequence MAGRIDVQRTHDGRVARVVVDHDAKLNTLNPPLMEDFAAAFATLAQDAALRAVVLTGAGPRAFIGGADITSMAAIEDEKGARAFIRLVHGCCRAIRDMPVPVIARVNGWCLGAGLEVAAACDLRIASDSAKFGMPEVRVGIPSVVEAALLPGLIGWGRTRRLLLLAETIDATEALDWGLLERVVAPDALDAAVDAWVALLLEAGPAAIRAQKALIRRWEDLPQTAAIAAGVDAFGASWRTDEPRRMLGGFAARRKG is encoded by the coding sequence ATGGCCGGACGCATCGATGTGCAACGCACCCATGACGGGCGCGTGGCGCGGGTCGTGGTGGATCACGACGCCAAGCTCAACACGCTGAACCCACCGCTGATGGAGGATTTCGCCGCGGCCTTCGCGACGCTGGCGCAGGACGCCGCGCTGCGCGCCGTGGTGCTGACGGGCGCCGGGCCGCGCGCCTTCATCGGCGGTGCGGACATCACGTCCATGGCGGCGATCGAGGACGAGAAGGGCGCGCGCGCCTTCATCCGCCTGGTGCATGGCTGCTGCCGCGCCATCCGCGACATGCCGGTCCCGGTGATCGCGCGGGTGAATGGGTGGTGCCTTGGTGCGGGGCTGGAGGTCGCCGCGGCCTGCGACCTGCGGATCGCGTCCGACAGCGCGAAGTTCGGCATGCCGGAGGTGCGCGTGGGCATCCCTTCGGTGGTCGAGGCGGCACTGCTGCCGGGGCTGATCGGCTGGGGCCGCACGCGCCGCCTGCTGCTGCTGGCCGAGACGATCGACGCGACTGAAGCGTTGGACTGGGGGCTGCTGGAGCGCGTCGTCGCGCCCGATGCGCTGGATGCGGCCGTCGATGCGTGGGTCGCGCTGCTGCTGGAGGCGGGCCCCGCCGCGATCCGCGCGCAGAAGGCGCTGATCCGGCGCTGGGAGGACCTGCCGCAGACGGCCGCGATCGCCGCCGGCGTGGACGCCTTCGGGGCGTCGTGGCGGACGGATGAACCGCGGCGGATGCTCGGCGGCTTCGCGGCGCGGCGCAAAGGCTAG
- a CDS encoding metalloprotease: MIADAIPWVLGAVLLLFVGWPRRRMRISQVYRVSPRDLWDAAVPHPSRPNLYDAIERYDWAPGSDREAMIQYRGAGRAHYAHDLAEDRLEAGQLIVTLNGAGEAAEKLTCQVAIRPDPGGARIDMDIAFETIGRRGAWQWMQVLMRGLTGASLRAQLNAVLTKSGAFDRYSALHGAAPAGASLLGMRVSGVALLLAVIACGWWALTFGPWLALALVVGMVAHEAGHVAVMRAFGDRSSAFYFVPFLGGVAIGRMNHAQDWRHAAMVLGGPVAGLASALVAGGLGWMMDSDFLLACGAFFAVLNLFNLVPVPPLDGGQLALIVLRPMLPAPVLRHVATALAGAGFLLALWQGMGLLTVVLGAFTLAALLAPGGLVPAGREALARGHAVLLALASLALAAVLAWLYVAITDAYGLYPLLRALMDGPFAD; the protein is encoded by the coding sequence ATGATCGCCGATGCCATTCCCTGGGTGCTGGGCGCCGTGCTGCTTCTGTTTGTCGGCTGGCCGCGCCGGCGCATGCGGATCAGCCAGGTCTACCGCGTCTCACCACGGGACTTGTGGGACGCGGCCGTGCCGCACCCGTCGCGCCCGAACCTGTACGATGCGATCGAACGCTACGACTGGGCGCCGGGGTCCGATCGCGAGGCGATGATCCAGTATCGCGGCGCCGGCCGTGCCCACTACGCCCACGACCTGGCCGAGGACCGCCTGGAGGCCGGCCAGTTGATCGTCACGCTGAACGGCGCGGGCGAGGCCGCGGAGAAACTCACCTGCCAGGTCGCGATCCGGCCCGATCCGGGCGGAGCGCGGATCGACATGGACATCGCCTTCGAGACCATCGGCCGTCGTGGCGCATGGCAATGGATGCAGGTGCTGATGCGCGGCCTGACCGGCGCCAGCCTGCGCGCGCAACTCAACGCCGTGCTGACGAAGTCCGGCGCCTTCGACCGCTACAGCGCCCTGCATGGCGCCGCGCCGGCCGGTGCCAGCCTGCTCGGCATGCGCGTGTCGGGCGTGGCGCTGCTGCTCGCGGTCATCGCCTGCGGCTGGTGGGCCTTGACCTTCGGCCCCTGGCTGGCGCTGGCCCTGGTGGTCGGCATGGTGGCGCACGAGGCCGGACACGTCGCCGTCATGCGCGCCTTCGGTGACCGGTCCTCCGCCTTCTACTTCGTGCCCTTCCTGGGCGGCGTGGCGATCGGGCGGATGAACCATGCGCAGGATTGGCGGCACGCCGCGATGGTGCTGGGCGGGCCGGTGGCGGGGCTGGCCTCGGCGCTGGTGGCAGGCGGGCTGGGCTGGATGATGGACAGCGACTTCCTGCTGGCCTGCGGCGCCTTCTTCGCCGTGCTCAACCTGTTCAACCTGGTGCCGGTGCCGCCGCTCGATGGCGGGCAACTGGCGCTGATCGTGCTGCGGCCGATGCTGCCGGCGCCGGTGCTGCGCCATGTCGCGACGGCGCTGGCGGGCGCGGGCTTCCTGCTGGCGCTGTGGCAGGGGATGGGGCTGCTGACCGTGGTGCTCGGCGCCTTCACCCTGGCGGCGCTGCTCGCCCCCGGCGGGCTGGTGCCCGCGGGGCGCGAGGCCCTGGCGCGCGGCCACGCGGTGCTGCTGGCCCTGGCCAGCCTGGCCTTGGCCGCGGTGCTCGCCTGGCTCTACGTCGCAATCACCGACGCCTACGGGCTGTATCCGCTGCTGCGGGCGCTCATGGACGGGCCCTTCGCAGACTGA
- a CDS encoding flavin-dependent oxidoreductase codes for MSLLVAGGGVGGLVLALSLHERGIPCTVFEAAEAVRPLGVGINTLPHAIRELAALGLLPALDAVAVRTRELRYLNRFGQEIWVEPRGTWAGHDVPQVSIHRGHLHAVLWQAARERLGAEALVTGARLAGFDQDADGVTAHLADGRRLRGDALVGADGIHSVLRAALHLDDGGIRWNGIQMWRGAVEWPEFEGGDTMIVAGDMTEKLVLYPIAPGSRPGMRLTNWVVCAQIGDATRPPPRRQDWSRPGRLDEVLAHVARFRIPFLDVEALVRATPEFWEYPMCDRDPLPFWTRGRVTLLGDAAHPMYPVGSNGASQAVLDARCLAALLAERDAPDALAAYEAERLPKTAEIVRANRRGGPERVVDVVSARAPEGFARLDDVIAREELAAIAGGYAAMAGFAVAR; via the coding sequence GTGAGCCTGCTGGTCGCGGGCGGCGGGGTGGGCGGGCTGGTGCTCGCCCTCTCGCTGCACGAGCGCGGCATTCCCTGCACGGTGTTCGAGGCGGCGGAGGCGGTGCGCCCGCTGGGTGTGGGCATCAACACGCTGCCGCATGCGATCCGCGAACTGGCGGCGCTGGGGCTGCTGCCGGCGCTGGATGCGGTCGCGGTGCGCACGCGGGAACTGCGCTACCTGAACCGCTTCGGGCAGGAGATCTGGGTCGAGCCACGCGGCACCTGGGCCGGGCACGACGTGCCGCAAGTCTCGATCCATCGCGGGCACCTGCATGCGGTGCTGTGGCAGGCGGCGCGCGAACGGCTGGGGGCGGAGGCGCTGGTCACCGGCGCGCGGCTGGCCGGGTTCGACCAGGATGCGGATGGCGTGACCGCGCATCTGGCGGATGGGCGGCGCCTGCGCGGGGACGCGCTGGTGGGCGCCGACGGCATCCATTCCGTGCTGCGCGCGGCGTTGCATCTCGACGATGGCGGCATCCGCTGGAACGGCATCCAGATGTGGCGCGGCGCGGTGGAGTGGCCGGAATTCGAGGGCGGCGACACCATGATCGTCGCCGGCGACATGACCGAGAAGCTGGTGCTGTACCCGATCGCGCCGGGGTCTCGGCCGGGGATGCGCCTGACGAACTGGGTGGTCTGCGCGCAGATCGGCGATGCCACGAGGCCGCCGCCGCGGCGGCAGGATTGGTCGCGGCCCGGGCGTTTGGACGAAGTGCTTGCGCATGTCGCGCGCTTCCGCATCCCCTTCCTCGATGTGGAGGCGCTGGTGCGTGCCACGCCGGAATTCTGGGAATATCCGATGTGCGACCGCGACCCGCTGCCCTTCTGGACGCGGGGACGCGTGACGCTGCTGGGTGATGCGGCGCATCCGATGTATCCGGTGGGGTCGAATGGTGCCTCGCAGGCGGTGCTGGATGCTCGGTGTCTCGCTGCGCTGCTGGCGGAGCGCGATGCGCCGGACGCGCTGGCGGCGTACGAGGCCGAGCGCCTTCCGAAAACCGCCGAGATCGTGCGCGCCAACCGCCGCGGCGGGCCGGAACGCGTGGTGGACGTGGTGAGCGCGCGGGCACCCGAGGGCTTCGCGCGACTGGACGACGTGATCGCGCGCGAGGAACTGGCGGCGATCGCCGGCGGCTATGCGGCGATGGCGGGCTTCGCTGTGGCGCGCTGA
- a CDS encoding MBL fold metallo-hydrolase, with protein sequence MSIQRRALLGAGLAAAALPFARVEAAAPFVGRGAPAWYRFRFGDYEVTVVSDGALPLGKAEDSFVGAGPGEVNAMMRAALLDPANALLEQNAVILNTGRHLILFDTGMGDSMGAASQMFGPTTGRLLRNMRAAGIDPAQIDFVVLSHAHCDHCWALVDAQGNRNFPNAQVAISEADLAYWTNDANIRGPAFMEPFIRGAQKNLNAYRDRMVMVRDGAEVVPGVTAISAPGHTVGHTIYAIASGPRVLVYTGDLAHHHILLLQRPLLEFSFDTDPKVSAQTRARLLERFATDQPQVLSYHFPWPGLGNVVKAGQGYAWVPAPMDVTSLG encoded by the coding sequence ATGTCCATCCAACGCCGCGCCTTGCTCGGCGCCGGGCTTGCCGCCGCCGCGCTGCCCTTCGCCCGGGTCGAGGCCGCCGCCCCCTTCGTCGGCCGCGGCGCCCCCGCCTGGTACCGCTTCCGCTTCGGGGACTACGAGGTGACGGTCGTCTCCGACGGCGCCCTGCCGCTCGGCAAGGCTGAGGATTCCTTCGTCGGCGCCGGCCCCGGCGAGGTCAACGCCATGATGCGCGCCGCGCTGCTGGACCCCGCCAACGCGCTGCTCGAACAGAACGCCGTCATCCTCAACACCGGCCGGCACCTGATCCTGTTCGACACCGGCATGGGCGACAGCATGGGCGCGGCCAGCCAGATGTTCGGCCCGACCACCGGGCGCCTGCTGCGCAACATGCGCGCGGCCGGGATCGACCCCGCGCAGATCGACTTCGTCGTGCTCAGCCACGCCCATTGCGACCATTGCTGGGCGCTGGTGGATGCGCAGGGCAACCGCAACTTCCCCAATGCGCAGGTCGCCATCAGCGAGGCCGACCTGGCCTATTGGACCAACGACGCGAACATCCGCGGCCCCGCCTTCATGGAGCCTTTCATCCGCGGCGCGCAGAAGAACCTCAATGCCTATCGCGACCGCATGGTGATGGTGCGCGACGGCGCCGAGGTGGTGCCCGGCGTGACCGCCATCTCGGCCCCGGGGCATACGGTGGGACACACCATCTACGCGATCGCCTCGGGCCCGCGCGTGCTGGTGTATACGGGCGACCTCGCGCATCATCACATCCTGCTGCTGCAGCGCCCGCTGCTGGAATTCTCCTTCGATACGGATCCGAAGGTCTCGGCACAGACGCGCGCGCGGCTGCTGGAACGCTTCGCGACCGACCAGCCGCAGGTGCTGTCCTACCACTTCCCCTGGCCGGGGCTGGGCAATGTGGTGAAGGCGGGCCAGGGCTACGCCTGGGTGCCGGCGCCGATGGACGTGACGAGTCTGGGTTGA
- a CDS encoding NADP-dependent isocitrate dehydrogenase codes for MAKIKVKTPVVEMDGDEMTRIIWGFIKDKLILPYLDIDLKYYDLGIQKRDETDDQITVDSAHATKQYGVAVKCATITPDEARVAEFGLKKMWRSPNGTIRNILDGTIFREPIICKNVPRLVPHWSKPIVVGRHAYGDIYRAAETKIPGAGKATLTWTPADGGAPIELEVTNFPAGGGVLMGMHNTRKSIEGFARASLNYGLARGYSVYFSHKNTILKAYDGEFKDIFKAVFDAEFADKFKAKGLTYEDRLIDDMVACALKWEGGYVWACKNYDGDVQSDIVAQGFGSLGLMTSVLLSPDGNTVESEAAHGTVTRHYREHQKGRETSTNPIASIFAWTRGLQYRGKFDGTPDVTAFAETLEKVCVDTVESGFMTKDLAILIGKDQPWLNTQAFLAKIDENLKKAMA; via the coding sequence ATGGCCAAGATCAAGGTGAAGACCCCCGTCGTCGAGATGGATGGGGATGAGATGACCCGCATCATCTGGGGGTTCATCAAGGACAAGCTGATCCTGCCCTACCTGGATATCGACCTGAAGTACTACGACCTCGGCATCCAGAAGCGCGACGAGACGGACGACCAGATCACCGTCGATTCCGCCCATGCCACCAAGCAGTACGGCGTGGCCGTGAAGTGCGCGACCATCACCCCCGATGAAGCGCGCGTCGCCGAATTCGGCCTCAAGAAGATGTGGCGCAGCCCGAACGGCACCATCCGCAACATCCTGGACGGCACGATCTTCCGCGAACCGATCATCTGCAAGAACGTCCCGCGCCTGGTGCCGCATTGGTCGAAGCCGATCGTGGTCGGCCGCCATGCGTACGGCGACATCTACCGCGCCGCCGAGACCAAGATCCCCGGCGCCGGCAAGGCCACCCTCACCTGGACGCCCGCCGATGGCGGCGCGCCGATCGAGCTGGAAGTGACCAACTTCCCCGCCGGCGGCGGCGTGCTGATGGGCATGCACAACACCCGCAAGTCGATCGAGGGCTTCGCCCGTGCCAGCCTCAACTACGGCCTGGCGCGCGGCTACAGCGTGTACTTCAGCCACAAGAACACGATCCTCAAGGCCTATGACGGCGAGTTCAAGGACATCTTCAAGGCGGTGTTCGACGCCGAATTCGCCGACAAGTTCAAGGCGAAGGGCCTGACCTACGAGGACCGCCTGATCGACGACATGGTGGCCTGCGCGCTGAAGTGGGAAGGCGGCTATGTCTGGGCCTGCAAGAACTACGATGGCGACGTGCAGTCCGACATCGTGGCGCAGGGCTTCGGCTCGCTGGGGCTGATGACCTCGGTGCTGCTCTCCCCGGATGGCAACACCGTGGAGAGCGAGGCCGCGCACGGCACCGTCACGCGCCACTACCGCGAGCACCAGAAGGGCCGCGAGACCTCCACCAACCCGATCGCGTCCATCTTCGCCTGGACGCGCGGCCTGCAGTACCGCGGCAAGTTCGACGGCACGCCCGACGTCACGGCGTTTGCCGAGACGCTCGAGAAGGTCTGCGTGGACACGGTCGAGAGCGGCTTCATGACCAAGGACCTCGCGATCCTGATCGGCAAGGACCAGCCCTGGCTCAACACCCAGGCCTTCCTCGCGAAGATCGACGAGAACCTGAAGAAGGCGATGGCCTGA